One Halostagnicola kamekurae DNA segment encodes these proteins:
- a CDS encoding DUF4013 domain-containing protein, producing MIVDALTYPLEGEDTLETMLIGSVLLIGSVLILPIFVLTGYFVRAIQNASDGREPPRFEDFGGLFVDGVKLAGVFLIYIVAFVLTGFAVLFIREFDETAALALFWAVLVPFYFGFLYCMGAITYRFSRRRRMRDALRVRRVVRTALSLRYLAVFLLVAIVGPIVFTIFQIVLLLTIVGILLLPAAVLYEYLVFSSLLAEIERPAARSSP from the coding sequence ATGATCGTCGACGCGCTCACGTATCCGCTCGAGGGCGAGGACACGCTCGAGACGATGCTGATCGGCTCGGTGTTACTGATCGGCTCCGTTCTGATACTCCCGATATTCGTTCTGACGGGCTATTTCGTTCGGGCGATACAGAACGCGTCGGACGGCCGCGAACCGCCGCGGTTCGAGGACTTTGGCGGTCTCTTCGTCGACGGGGTCAAACTGGCTGGCGTGTTCCTGATTTACATCGTCGCTTTCGTCCTCACAGGGTTCGCGGTGCTTTTCATCCGGGAGTTCGACGAGACGGCAGCGCTGGCGCTGTTCTGGGCAGTGCTGGTCCCGTTCTATTTCGGTTTTCTCTACTGCATGGGTGCCATTACGTATCGATTCAGCCGCCGACGGCGCATGCGCGACGCGTTGCGGGTTCGACGCGTCGTCAGGACGGCGCTCAGTCTCCGATACCTCGCCGTTTTCCTGCTCGTGGCGATAGTCGGTCCCATCGTCTTCACTATTTTCCAGATCGTGCTCCTGCTCACCATAGTCGGAATCCTGTTGCTTCCGGCGGCAGTGCTCTACGAGTATCTCGTGTTCTCGAGTCTGCTAGCCGAGATCGAACGCCCAGCGGCGCGTTCGAGTCCCTAG
- a CDS encoding polymer-forming cytoskeletal protein, with the protein MAFSRDPLDELVVPDGTEAKEVDLVTDGDVLVGGRSTIEFGVRGRNVLLGENVEVDGAIEAEGDCRLDMWCDVDDDVLVGQDAYLGERVHINGELKVAGDLDIGDDVDIEEGFEANGWIVIRNPMPTIVFLFVYLKHLLLIGEDDAAQQLISEMVDEDEAAETEPLVIPGNATVNDDAWRVSTPARIGSGCRLHGNVRAETIDVGADSNIFGSLRARGDVYVGNGTRIHGDLTTRNGDVVLEKNVRVLGDVSCETLDIAPRAEVDGTIRADGDITMGTSERDLE; encoded by the coding sequence GTGGCCTTCAGTAGGGATCCGCTCGACGAACTCGTCGTTCCCGACGGGACGGAAGCCAAGGAAGTCGACCTCGTGACCGACGGCGACGTGCTCGTCGGCGGGCGATCGACTATCGAGTTCGGCGTCCGTGGCCGAAACGTCCTGCTCGGGGAGAACGTCGAGGTCGACGGCGCCATCGAAGCCGAGGGCGACTGTCGCCTCGATATGTGGTGTGACGTCGACGACGACGTCCTCGTCGGGCAGGACGCCTACCTCGGCGAACGCGTCCACATAAACGGCGAACTCAAAGTCGCCGGCGATCTCGATATCGGCGACGACGTCGACATCGAGGAGGGGTTCGAAGCCAACGGCTGGATCGTCATCCGGAATCCGATGCCGACCATCGTCTTCCTGTTCGTCTACCTCAAGCACCTCCTCTTAATCGGGGAAGACGACGCGGCCCAGCAGCTCATCTCCGAGATGGTCGACGAGGACGAAGCAGCCGAAACCGAACCGCTCGTTATCCCCGGAAACGCGACGGTCAACGACGACGCCTGGCGCGTGTCGACGCCCGCCCGAATCGGGTCGGGCTGTCGGCTCCACGGCAACGTCCGAGCCGAGACGATCGACGTCGGCGCCGACTCGAATATCTTCGGAAGCCTCCGCGCTCGAGGCGACGTCTACGTCGGAAACGGAACCCGGATTCACGGCGACCTGACGACCCGAAACGGGGACGTCGTCCTCGAGAAGAACGTCCGCGTGCTCGGCGACGTGTCCTGCGAGACGCTCGATATCGCCCCGCGAGCCGAAGTCGACGGCACGATTCGCGCCGACGGCGACATCACGATGGGAACTTCCGAGCGGGACCTCGAGTAA
- a CDS encoding alanyl-tRNA editing protein, translated as MSGQQAAAEPYTTRFETEVSAVDGRRVWLETSYFYAESGGQPADRGRIGDVEVEDVQLVDGEHVHVLAEEPPFSADRRVLCRIDWSFRMYCMRAHTASHALYGAGRDLLDELGYGGFDIGPEKVRVDLETTTEVDDAVLVELNERLNRVVWESRSVSWEDVPVADAREREDVAFNEATEEGAFTKGRVRLVTIGEKDENGHNGVVSRNPWDVAACGGTHVRNTREIGPVTVLGRSNPGEGMTRVEFAVGPNAIDRRATEKETAFAAKSELGVGLADVTDELERREAEREELANALRTRERELVEARLERGETVENDGAKWLLADVADVSAGIVSDVLEDRRSEFGEIVVATGETDSVFAVVATDGATAATAVLEEITAEFGGGGGGSDWLAQGGGFDAAPAEILVSLE; from the coding sequence ATGAGCGGGCAACAGGCGGCAGCGGAGCCGTACACGACGCGATTCGAAACCGAGGTGTCGGCCGTCGACGGGCGACGCGTCTGGCTCGAGACGAGTTACTTCTACGCCGAGAGCGGCGGCCAACCGGCCGACCGGGGGAGGATCGGCGACGTCGAGGTCGAGGACGTCCAACTCGTCGACGGCGAGCACGTCCACGTCCTTGCCGAGGAGCCGCCCTTCAGCGCCGACCGTCGCGTGCTCTGTCGGATCGACTGGTCGTTTCGCATGTACTGCATGCGCGCCCACACGGCGAGTCACGCCCTCTACGGCGCGGGACGAGACCTCCTCGACGAACTCGGCTACGGCGGGTTCGACATCGGCCCCGAGAAGGTTCGCGTCGACCTCGAGACCACGACCGAAGTCGACGACGCGGTGCTGGTCGAACTGAACGAGCGGCTCAATCGGGTCGTCTGGGAGTCCCGGTCGGTTTCCTGGGAGGACGTTCCGGTCGCGGACGCCCGCGAGCGCGAGGACGTCGCCTTCAACGAGGCGACCGAGGAGGGCGCGTTCACGAAGGGACGCGTCCGGCTCGTGACGATCGGCGAGAAAGACGAGAACGGTCACAACGGCGTCGTCTCGCGGAACCCGTGGGACGTCGCGGCGTGTGGCGGAACCCACGTTCGGAACACCCGCGAAATCGGTCCGGTGACCGTTCTCGGACGGTCGAACCCCGGCGAGGGGATGACTCGAGTCGAGTTCGCCGTCGGTCCGAACGCGATCGATCGGCGGGCCACGGAGAAGGAGACCGCCTTCGCCGCCAAGTCGGAACTGGGCGTGGGACTCGCGGACGTGACCGACGAACTCGAGCGCCGGGAAGCCGAGCGCGAGGAACTCGCGAACGCGCTTCGAACGCGGGAACGCGAACTCGTCGAAGCGCGCCTCGAGCGCGGCGAAACCGTCGAGAACGACGGCGCGAAGTGGCTCCTCGCGGACGTGGCCGATGTCTCGGCGGGAATCGTGAGCGACGTGCTCGAGGATCGACGGAGCGAATTCGGCGAGATCGTCGTCGCGACCGGCGAAACCGATTCCGTCTTCGCCGTCGTCGCAACCGACGGGGCGACGGCGGCGACGGCAGTGCTCGAGGAGATCACCGCCGAATTCGGCGGCGGCGGTGGCGGTTCGGATTGGCTGGCCCAGGGCGGCGGATTCGACGCCGCGCCCGCGGAGATTTTGGTGAGCCTCGAGTGA
- a CDS encoding DUF5800 family protein, whose amino-acid sequence MTTLAFDDTGVDVVYEGTEFRLEQELIEEATEKSYYDVTDHEVLQMVAEQPDLQGEPRRIGDILE is encoded by the coding sequence ATGACCACGCTCGCGTTCGACGACACCGGCGTCGACGTCGTCTACGAAGGAACGGAGTTTCGACTCGAGCAGGAACTCATCGAGGAGGCGACCGAGAAGTCCTACTACGACGTCACCGACCACGAGGTGCTCCAGATGGTCGCCGAACAGCCGGATCTGCAGGGCGAACCGCGCCGGATCGGCGACATTCTCGAGTGA
- a CDS encoding electron transfer flavoprotein subunit beta/FixA family protein, producing the protein MRSVVLTKGVPHFSEGAVSFDEDGHLERGKTPTVMNPNDEVALEAALQTKVRHGGHVSGVSMGPPGYASVLEEAMESVYADDSYLLSDRELAASDTWATAITLCSGLEKYQEEIADIDLVFAGFKTADGETGQTGPQTAWALEWPIVTHVLALDIDPDERVLRAKRLVEGDIDEIETVEAPLPCVVIADPEFSPTYRTASHRLTHKRLRAETEARAADHEDHLTTWNHEDLNLDPDYIGLDGSPTIVSSVDPIPKAPSEREATMIEPGDEDGMGQVLEELQPYAGGD; encoded by the coding sequence ATGCGATCCGTCGTGTTGACGAAAGGCGTCCCCCACTTCTCCGAGGGAGCCGTCTCCTTCGACGAGGACGGCCACCTAGAGCGCGGGAAGACGCCCACGGTGATGAATCCCAACGACGAGGTGGCACTCGAGGCCGCGCTTCAGACGAAGGTGCGCCACGGCGGCCACGTCAGCGGCGTGAGCATGGGTCCGCCGGGCTACGCGAGCGTCCTCGAGGAGGCCATGGAGTCGGTGTACGCGGACGACAGCTACCTCCTCTCGGACCGGGAGCTCGCGGCCTCGGACACCTGGGCAACGGCGATCACGCTCTGTTCGGGCCTCGAGAAGTATCAGGAGGAGATCGCGGATATCGACCTCGTCTTCGCCGGGTTCAAGACGGCCGACGGCGAGACGGGCCAGACCGGGCCACAGACCGCCTGGGCGCTCGAGTGGCCGATCGTCACGCACGTGCTGGCCCTCGACATCGACCCCGACGAGCGGGTCCTGCGTGCGAAACGGCTCGTCGAAGGCGATATCGACGAGATCGAGACCGTCGAAGCGCCGCTGCCGTGTGTCGTCATCGCGGATCCGGAATTCTCGCCGACCTACCGCACGGCATCACACCGCCTGACACACAAGCGGCTCCGTGCGGAGACCGAGGCGCGGGCGGCCGACCACGAGGACCACCTCACGACGTGGAATCACGAGGACCTGAACCTTGATCCGGACTACATCGGTCTCGACGGCTCGCCGACCATCGTCTCCTCGGTCGATCCGATTCCGAAAGCACCCTCAGAGCGAGAGGCGACGATGATCGAGCCCGGAGACGAAGACGGCATGGGACAGGTACTCGAGGAACTGCAGCCCTACGCGGGGGGTGACTGA
- a CDS encoding cupredoxin domain-containing protein: MERTDSIARRRALALAGSLTTTALVAGCLGDDEAATTTDESSNDGGSDSDGDGSGENDGESEGDDDTERDDTDDEKTGSESTSPDAWADVEEIRLSATTSRFKGVEPALIEGQENPTLVLTEGQEYVITWENEDGQSHNLELWDENERIVDGHSTEVMAEKNETRSLEFEATAAMTEYVCRIHVDWGKRGDIEVVT; this comes from the coding sequence ATGGAACGAACCGATTCGATAGCCCGCCGCCGAGCGCTGGCGTTGGCTGGCAGCCTCACGACGACCGCGCTCGTCGCCGGCTGTCTCGGCGACGACGAGGCGGCGACCACGACCGACGAATCGTCGAACGACGGCGGATCCGATAGTGACGGCGACGGGTCCGGCGAGAACGACGGCGAATCCGAAGGTGACGACGACACCGAACGAGACGACACTGACGATGAGAAGACAGGTTCGGAGTCTACGTCTCCGGACGCGTGGGCCGACGTCGAGGAAATCCGGCTGAGCGCCACCACCTCGCGGTTCAAGGGCGTCGAACCCGCACTCATCGAGGGCCAGGAAAACCCGACGCTGGTCCTCACCGAGGGCCAAGAGTACGTGATCACGTGGGAGAACGAAGACGGGCAGTCCCACAACCTCGAGCTCTGGGACGAGAACGAACGGATCGTCGACGGTCACAGCACCGAGGTGATGGCCGAGAAAAACGAAACTCGATCGCTCGAGTTCGAGGCCACGGCGGCGATGACCGAGTACGTCTGCCGGATTCACGTCGACTGGGGCAAACGCGGCGATATCGAGGTCGTGACCTGA
- a CDS encoding electron transfer flavoprotein subunit alpha/FixB family protein — protein MGIDPDEHTIDELTEELETVDDAEELNAVLEAERAGQDRKTAREAVHRRLEKIDEPTDDNEADESEDAETDDETEGEYEETEEDVGEDAEGEPVEEGAEDEAAESEEAAEAEPEEPEEDDNLSHPTRDKRHVRALDGGEYADMWVFCETQGGELLEVSREMLGKARALMDEFAADYGDDERVVAFLMGDDCEALAEECIAYGADVAVYHDDDRLERFLHKPYTEISAHMARGEGTAESTEWREYDRPRYVLFPATNNGRDLSAKVQAELDSGLASDCSDLFIEEEEVSNPVKTGEPGVKKTFEKVLHMKRPDFSGFEYSTILCLDNPGRDFHPQGCSIIPGSFEPIERDDDRDGLVVEHDMALEDDWFAVEITDHDRLEEGIDLTGHDVIVCLGRGIGNDPTEGMELGLDLVDALDDAALGITRGIVTSSYQFEGHVERYSSEERQIGETGQVVAPDLYVAAGVSGAVQHKVGMDESDTIVAINTDTDARIRNFSDYFIEGDLFEVLPQLTSAVESGELELEAATDGGGDGTGSAAGGGDETADTNGGGD, from the coding sequence GTGGGAATCGACCCCGATGAGCACACGATCGACGAACTGACCGAGGAACTCGAGACGGTCGACGACGCCGAGGAGTTGAACGCGGTGCTCGAGGCAGAGCGAGCGGGACAGGACCGGAAAACCGCTCGAGAGGCTGTTCACAGACGGCTCGAGAAGATAGACGAGCCGACGGATGACAATGAAGCTGACGAATCCGAGGACGCCGAAACGGACGACGAAACCGAGGGCGAGTACGAGGAGACGGAAGAAGACGTCGGCGAGGACGCCGAAGGCGAGCCGGTCGAGGAGGGAGCCGAGGACGAGGCCGCCGAAAGCGAGGAGGCCGCTGAGGCAGAACCAGAAGAGCCCGAGGAAGACGACAACCTCTCACATCCCACTCGAGACAAGCGCCACGTTCGCGCGCTCGACGGCGGCGAGTACGCAGACATGTGGGTCTTCTGCGAGACGCAGGGGGGCGAGTTGCTCGAGGTTTCCCGAGAGATGCTCGGCAAGGCTCGAGCGCTGATGGACGAGTTCGCGGCCGACTACGGCGACGACGAGCGCGTCGTCGCGTTCCTGATGGGCGACGACTGCGAGGCCCTCGCCGAGGAGTGTATCGCCTACGGCGCGGACGTCGCCGTCTACCACGACGACGATCGGCTCGAGCGGTTTCTGCACAAACCCTACACCGAGATTTCGGCGCACATGGCCCGCGGGGAAGGAACGGCCGAGAGCACCGAGTGGCGCGAGTACGACCGCCCGCGATACGTCCTGTTCCCGGCGACGAACAACGGACGAGACCTCTCGGCGAAGGTGCAGGCCGAACTCGATTCGGGGCTGGCCTCGGACTGCTCGGACCTGTTCATCGAGGAAGAGGAGGTCTCGAATCCCGTCAAGACCGGCGAGCCCGGCGTCAAGAAGACCTTCGAGAAGGTACTTCATATGAAGCGTCCCGACTTCTCGGGTTTCGAGTACTCGACGATCCTGTGTCTGGACAATCCCGGCCGCGACTTCCACCCGCAGGGCTGTTCGATCATTCCGGGCAGTTTCGAGCCGATCGAACGCGACGACGACCGGGACGGCCTCGTCGTCGAACACGACATGGCTCTCGAGGACGACTGGTTCGCGGTCGAGATCACCGACCACGACCGCCTCGAGGAGGGTATCGACTTGACCGGTCACGACGTGATCGTCTGTCTGGGACGGGGGATCGGCAACGACCCGACCGAGGGGATGGAACTCGGCCTCGACCTAGTCGACGCGCTCGACGACGCAGCGCTGGGAATCACGCGCGGGATCGTCACCTCCTCCTACCAGTTCGAGGGCCACGTCGAGCGCTACTCGAGCGAAGAACGACAGATCGGCGAGACGGGACAGGTCGTCGCGCCCGATCTCTACGTCGCGGCGGGGGTCTCGGGTGCGGTCCAGCACAAGGTCGGGATGGACGAATCGGACACGATCGTCGCGATAAACACGGATACGGACGCGAGAATCAGGAATTTCAGTGATTACTTCATCGAGGGAGATCTCTTCGAGGTACTCCCGCAACTCACGTCGGCGGTCGAATCGGGCGAACTCGAACTCGAGGCTGCGACTGACGGCGGTGGCGACGGGACGGGGAGCGCGGCTGGCGGCGGCGACGAAACGGCTGACACGAACGGAGGTGGGGACTGA
- a CDS encoding DUF420 domain-containing protein — translation MAFVSRERVAPLTGILSVVSLAVVFAAAGGRVPQSVVPFAPESLLEAIPHVNALISLTAIGTITMGWRWIRRGEIGKHKAAMLTSFGLFASFLGLYLYRLVATGGPQPFPGPEAIYQFVYLPVLAIHILLAIVCIPFLYYALLLAAAYPLEELPETSHARFGRIAASLWLISFSLGIVVYLLLHGVY, via the coding sequence ATGGCGTTCGTCTCTCGAGAGCGCGTCGCACCGCTGACGGGTATCCTGAGCGTCGTCTCGCTCGCGGTCGTCTTCGCCGCGGCGGGCGGGCGAGTCCCCCAGTCGGTGGTTCCGTTCGCCCCCGAGAGTCTGCTCGAGGCGATTCCACACGTCAACGCGCTCATCAGCCTGACCGCGATCGGCACGATCACGATGGGCTGGCGGTGGATTCGACGAGGCGAGATCGGCAAGCACAAAGCCGCGATGCTCACCTCGTTCGGCCTGTTCGCGTCCTTCCTCGGGCTCTATCTCTACCGGCTGGTCGCGACCGGCGGCCCCCAGCCGTTCCCCGGCCCGGAGGCGATCTACCAGTTCGTCTACCTCCCGGTGCTCGCGATCCACATCCTGCTGGCGATCGTCTGCATCCCGTTTCTGTACTACGCGCTCCTGCTGGCGGCCGCCTACCCGCTCGAGGAGCTTCCGGAAACCAGCCACGCGCGATTCGGACGGATCGCCGCGAGCCTCTGGCTGATCTCGTTTTCGCTCGGGATCGTTGTCTACCTGCTTCTCCACGGCGTGTACTGA
- a CDS encoding helix-turn-helix domain-containing protein: protein MAKYSTGSSGGGGGTSCELCGAESDSLTRANVAGAELEVCPDCAPHDDAQRTSSSRGGDDSRESGQGDEPNRKQKAAQNVAKANPIWDGDSEHWEKEGTNYDDDPLPYLVTGYGDVLVEARQDAGLQRGELAEELGVPESDLLAVEQGRATQAGIGGGLIAALEERLDIELEE from the coding sequence ATGGCAAAGTACTCGACGGGATCGTCCGGCGGCGGTGGTGGGACGTCCTGTGAACTCTGTGGCGCGGAAAGCGATTCGCTCACTCGAGCGAACGTCGCAGGCGCTGAACTCGAGGTCTGTCCGGACTGTGCTCCCCACGACGACGCACAGCGAACGAGTAGCTCCCGCGGCGGCGACGACAGTCGCGAGAGCGGACAGGGGGACGAGCCGAATCGGAAGCAGAAGGCGGCCCAGAACGTCGCCAAGGCGAACCCGATCTGGGACGGCGACTCCGAACACTGGGAGAAGGAGGGGACGAACTACGACGACGATCCGCTGCCGTACCTGGTCACCGGCTACGGCGACGTCCTCGTCGAGGCCCGACAGGACGCCGGCTTGCAGCGGGGCGAACTCGCCGAGGAACTCGGCGTCCCCGAGAGCGACCTGCTCGCGGTCGAACAGGGGCGAGCGACCCAGGCCGGCATCGGCGGTGGGCTCATCGCCGCGCTCGAGGAGCGACTGGACATCGAACTCGAGGAGTAG
- a CDS encoding DUF790 family protein, with amino-acid sequence MLTKDLLRVSRAGGRYQPRFAEREHRPLAARVIGIYQGHVGESRGALESALEELEREISGAGAASAGATSSGSASTASQRSVDEFKLVRGFAALLDRETTVQTEAPLEPVRARRAAFEAAEAVGGVASEEERAMALVGAGETLDISADDIAASLYADLEDRQIVESVDSRWSPDELLAQYNLSLAQTALFDATEIRVRSSDPKALISAIKRLRLMYEIEKTPAGREVVVTGPTRLFRATRRYGTRFARLLRTVAKTSEWRLEATIDDRGTERTMSLSADDPVSVPDAEPVVDVSFDSGVESDFAARVSAVDLEWDLVREPEALESGTRVMIPDFAFDYRHADFRVYLEIMGFWTPEYVEKKLAQLEQLEDVDMIVAVDESLGVGEEIAARDHRAIPYSGSVRLKDVADVLREFESDLVAESVASLPDEIEPDEDAVALAALAETYGVSEDALSETSYPNHELVGRTLVRPAVLEDLGDEIEGGMDLTDAESALGSYGITDSSAVLSRLGYRVDWEGLSGGTVRER; translated from the coding sequence ATGTTGACGAAGGACCTGTTGCGCGTCTCGCGCGCGGGAGGGCGATATCAGCCGCGCTTCGCCGAGCGCGAACACCGTCCGCTCGCGGCGCGAGTCATCGGGATCTATCAGGGCCACGTCGGCGAGTCCCGCGGCGCACTCGAGTCGGCGCTCGAGGAGCTCGAACGCGAGATCAGCGGCGCGGGGGCGGCGTCTGCGGGGGCAACGTCGAGCGGGTCGGCGTCGACCGCGAGCCAGCGATCGGTCGACGAGTTCAAACTGGTCCGCGGCTTCGCCGCGCTGTTGGATCGCGAGACGACGGTCCAGACCGAAGCGCCGCTCGAGCCGGTCCGCGCCCGCAGAGCCGCCTTCGAAGCCGCCGAGGCCGTCGGCGGGGTCGCCTCCGAGGAGGAACGCGCGATGGCGCTGGTCGGGGCCGGCGAGACTCTCGATATCTCCGCGGACGATATCGCAGCCTCGCTGTACGCCGACCTCGAGGACAGACAGATCGTCGAGAGCGTCGATTCCCGGTGGAGCCCCGACGAGCTGCTGGCCCAGTACAACCTCTCGCTGGCCCAGACGGCGCTGTTCGACGCCACGGAGATCCGCGTCCGCTCGAGCGACCCGAAGGCGCTGATCTCGGCGATCAAACGGCTGCGCCTGATGTACGAAATCGAGAAGACGCCCGCGGGGCGCGAGGTCGTCGTCACGGGGCCGACGCGCCTCTTTCGGGCGACGAGGCGGTACGGAACCCGCTTTGCCAGATTGCTGCGAACGGTCGCGAAGACGAGCGAGTGGCGACTCGAGGCGACAATAGACGACCGCGGGACAGAGCGAACGATGTCGCTCTCTGCCGACGACCCGGTGTCGGTGCCCGACGCCGAACCGGTCGTGGACGTGAGCTTCGACAGCGGCGTCGAGTCGGATTTCGCCGCCCGCGTTTCGGCCGTCGACCTTGAGTGGGATCTCGTCCGCGAACCCGAGGCCTTAGAGAGCGGCACGCGGGTGATGATCCCCGACTTCGCGTTCGACTACCGCCACGCGGACTTCCGTGTCTACCTCGAGATCATGGGCTTTTGGACGCCCGAGTACGTCGAAAAGAAACTCGCACAGCTCGAACAGCTGGAGGACGTCGACATGATCGTCGCCGTCGACGAATCGCTCGGCGTCGGCGAGGAAATCGCCGCTCGAGACCACCGCGCGATCCCCTACTCGGGATCCGTTCGACTCAAAGACGTCGCGGACGTCCTTCGAGAGTTCGAATCGGACCTCGTGGCCGAGAGCGTGGCGTCGCTCCCCGACGAGATCGAGCCGGACGAGGACGCCGTTGCGCTCGCCGCGCTGGCCGAGACCTACGGCGTCAGCGAGGACGCTCTGTCCGAGACGTCGTATCCGAACCACGAGCTCGTCGGGCGGACGCTCGTTCGTCCCGCGGTGCTCGAGGACCTCGGGGACGAAATCGAAGGCGGCATGGACTTGACTGACGCCGAATCGGCGCTCGGGTCGTACGGTATCACCGACTCGAGCGCGGTGCTCTCTCGACTGGGCTACCGCGTCGACTGGGAGGGGCTGTCCGGCGGTACCGTCCGCGAGCGGTGA
- a CDS encoding DUF7097 family protein — protein sequence MEKTPRGTSVGVDDPYEFAGLCDHLTGEGRCRYAFDHYEHDPEFARERAEDDYTCPPANPESEATWADCPHFRSRKQDRECVRCGLEEKRNELTEERPLLEEHHLSYRDTLEKSANAAGDGKPAGNDETAVGDEPAGDGADDGELSHEITIYLCRWCHAKVHNSWARITDDVAPDPAAVAALEERRGRELEETGFESAADRYGE from the coding sequence ATGGAGAAGACGCCGCGAGGGACGTCGGTCGGGGTCGACGACCCCTACGAGTTCGCGGGCCTCTGTGACCACCTGACCGGCGAGGGCCGCTGTCGGTACGCCTTCGACCACTACGAGCACGATCCGGAGTTCGCTCGAGAGCGCGCCGAAGACGACTACACCTGCCCGCCCGCGAACCCCGAATCCGAAGCGACCTGGGCTGATTGTCCGCACTTTCGGTCGCGCAAGCAAGACCGAGAGTGCGTCCGCTGTGGCCTCGAGGAGAAGCGAAACGAACTCACCGAGGAACGACCGCTGCTGGAAGAACACCACCTCTCGTACCGGGACACGCTCGAGAAGAGTGCCAACGCCGCCGGTGACGGTAAGCCAGCCGGTAACGATGAGACGGCCGTGGGCGACGAGCCGGCCGGAGACGGCGCTGACGACGGCGAACTCTCCCACGAAATTACGATCTACCTCTGCCGATGGTGTCACGCCAAGGTCCACAACTCGTGGGCGCGGATTACGGACGACGTCGCGCCGGACCCGGCGGCCGTCGCCGCGCTCGAGGAACGTCGGGGACGGGAACTCGAGGAGACGGGCTTCGAGTCGGCGGCCGATCGGTACGGAGAGTAA